In Malania oleifera isolate guangnan ecotype guangnan chromosome 8, ASM2987363v1, whole genome shotgun sequence, a single window of DNA contains:
- the LOC131161794 gene encoding uncharacterized protein LOC131161794, producing the protein MLSEKKSMIGQKEIDFLGMKISHGTICPGPHLAEQLSQFPDDNLSVKEIQKFLGIINYIRDFIPHANKDNKRSYCGHASGEFKDSQKHYHTVFKEIIAVKNGIQKFDFYVRSKYLTVEMDNSSFPNMLEFQNKILPNPQILRWKAGFPDMSSP; encoded by the exons ATGCTGTCGGAAAAGAAAAGTATGattggacaaaaagaaattgattttctgggaatGAAAATATCTCATGGAACTATCTGTCCAGGTCCTCATCTCGCTGAACAATTATCGCAGTTTCCTGATGATAATCTTTCTGTCaaagaaatacaaaaatttcttggcatcattaattacatcagagacttTATCCCTCATGCGA ATAAGGATAACAAGAGGTCCTACTGTGGACACGcaagtggagaattcaaagattcTCAAAAGCATTATCACACTGTGTTCAAAGAAATAATTGCAGTAAAAAAtggaattcagaaatttgacttCTACGTCAGATCAAAGTACTTAACAGTTGAAATGGACAATTCATCTTTCCCAAATATGCTTGAAttccaaaacaagattctccctAATCCACAGATTCTCAGATGGAAGGCTGGTTTTCCCGATATGTCTTCTCCATGA